A genome region from Cucurbita pepo subsp. pepo cultivar mu-cu-16 chromosome LG02, ASM280686v2, whole genome shotgun sequence includes the following:
- the LOC111788142 gene encoding conserved oligomeric Golgi complex subunit 8-like — protein METENAEELASSTASTLLPLASAAQQPYVSELLSFTLDRLNKEPELLQVDAERIRRQIQEVAVGNYRAFIAAADALLAIREEVSSIDKHLESLISEIPNLTSGCTEFIESAEQILEKRKMNQILLTHHSTLLDLLEIPQLMDTCVRNGNYDEALDLEAFVAKLSTMHPKIPVIQALVAEVRQTTQSLLSQLLQKLRSNIQLPECLRIIGYLRRIGVFSEYEMRLQFLRCREAWLTGILEDLDQRNAYEYLKGMINCHRTHLFDVVNQYRAIFADDTSGNEENYDSGLLFSWSMHQITSHLKTLKIMLPKITEGGSLSNILEQCMYCAMGLGWVGMDFRGLLPPLFEEAVLNLFAKNMGTAVDNFQLVLDSHRWVPLPAVGFTASNIGEESQEDVTPPSYLMEHPPLAVFVNGVSAALNELRHCAPLSLKHVIAQELIKGLQAVSDSLLRYNTTRMLKDNESGLFLQLCRAFIEVAYPHCATCFGRCYPGGAVLILDAKNLYDGIGRLLTVSSSRDLPATVSNAEEQVVAENGDMPALENGATPDADKDQKSPPSHSNEKQSEGEEAEQSN, from the exons ATGGAGACCGAGAATGCTGAGGAGCTTGCATCGTCGACGGCTTCCACTCTTCTTCCCCTCGCCTCCGCCGCGCAGCAGCCATATGTGTCGGAGCTCCTTTCCTTCACGCTCGATCGGTTAAACAAG GAACCGGAGCTTCTTCAGGTTGATGCCGAGCGAATTCGGAGGCAAATACAGGAGGTGGCAGTCGGCAACTACCGAGCTTTCATTGCTGCCGCCGATGCGTTGCTTGCAATTCGGGAGGAAGTATCTTCCATTGATAAGCATCTCGAATCTTTG ATATCTGAGATTCCAAATCTGACATCGGGTTGCACAGAGTTTATTGAATCTGCGGAACAGATTCtagagaagaggaagatgaaCCAGATATTGTTAACACATCACAGTACTCTGCTTGATTTACTTGAAATTCCTCAGCTTATGGACAC GTGTGTAAGAAATGGAAATTACGATGAAGCTCTTGACTTGGAAGCATTTGTTGCCAAACTTTCAACCATGCACCCGAA AATACCAGTTATTCAAGCCCTGGTGGCAGAAGTCAGGCAGACCACACAATCTCTTCTTTCTCAACTTCTCCAGAAACTTCGCTCAAATATTCAG TTACCTGAATGCCTCCGCATCATTGGGTATTTACGTCGAATTGGAGTGTTTAGTGAATATGAAATGCGTTTGCAG TTTTTAAGATGCCGAGAGGCATGGCTTACTGGAATTCTTGAAGATCTTGATCAGAGAAATGCTTATGAGTATTTGAAAGGAATGATTAATTGTCATAGGACACATCTTTTCGATGTTGTTAACCAATATCGAGCAATCTTTGCTGATGATACGTcaggaaatgaagaaaactaTGACAGTGGGCTTCTGTTTAGTTGGTCCATGCATCAGATTACTTCTCATCTAAAGACACTCAAAATAATGCTGCCAAAGATAACAGAAGGAGGATCCCTATCGAATATATTAGAACAGTGCATG TACTGTGCCATGGGGCTTGGCTGGGTCGGAATGGATTTTCGCGGTTTGCTTCCTCCACTTTTTGAAGA GGCAGTTCTCAATCTATTTGCAAAAAATATGGGTACTGCAGTCGATAACTTTCAG TTAGTTCTGGATTCCCATCGTTGGGTTCCATTACCAGCAGTTGGTTTCACCGCAAGCAATATTGGCGAGGAAAGTCAGGAAGACGTGACTCCACCTTCGTATTTGATGGAACATCCACCTCTTGCTGTTTTTGTGAATG GTGTATCAGCAGCCTTAAACGAACTTCGCCATTGTGCCCCGTTGAGTTTGAAGCATGTGATAGCTCAGGAATTAATAAAAGGATTGCAGGCCGTTTCCGACTCTTTATTGAGATACAACACAACTCGGATGCTAAAAGATAACGAGTCTGGACTTTTTCTCCAGCTTTGCCGAGCATTTATCGAG GTTGCTTATCCACATTGTGCCACATGTTTCGGTCGCTGTTATCCCGGCGGGGCAGTGCTTATATTAGACGCAAAGAATTTGTACGATGGCATCGGTCGCCTATTAACCGTCTCGTCCTCGAGAGACCTCCCAGCAACAGTCAGTAATGCCGAAGAGCAAGTTGTTGCAGAAAATGGTGACATGCCTGCGCTGGAAAATGGAGCTACACCGGATGCTGATAAGGACCAGAAAAGCCCCCCCTCGCACAGTAATGAAAAACAAAGCGAGGGTGAAGAAGCAGAACAGAGCAATTAA
- the LOC111788165 gene encoding protein ANTAGONIST OF LIKE HETEROCHROMATIN PROTEIN 1-like, protein MNDSPNGNARKMNGRDEADEDDDSVPKNGGGKDFKGLVTSLLLLDEQERCDQEERDRASMEANISMEVNHRKKTKAMLHFYSEVQDYYSEVEQSDRINRKKSRLAANSVAVAAASDGLEKIEIEKSTKRGGDGGSGGHHRRLWVKDRSKAWWDECNSPDYPDEEFKKQFRMRRATFDMICEELNSAIAKEDTTLRTAIPVRQRVAVCLWRLATGDPLRVVSKKFGLGISTCHKLVLEVCTAIRTVLMPKYLQWPEEETLRRIKEEYESISGIPNVVGSMYTTHIPIIAPKISVAAYFNKRHTERNQKTSYSITVQGVVDPRGVFTDVCIGWPGSMPDEQVLEKSALFQRANGGLMKGVWVVGGSSYPLLDWVLVPYTQQHFTWTQHAFNEKIGEIQKVGKQAFARLKGRWRCLQKRTEVKLQDLPMVLGACCVLHNICELGNEEMDEELCTELQDDEVAPEVGLRSVSSMKARDAIAHNLLHHGLAGTSFL, encoded by the coding sequence ATGAATGATTCCCCCAACGGAAACGCGAGGAAGATGAACGGACGAGATGAAGCTGATGAAGACGATGATTCAGTGCCCAAAAATGGCGGAGGAAAGGATTTCAAGGGATTAGTTACTTCTCTGTTGCTGTTGGATGAACAGGAGAGGTGTGACCAGGAAGAACGTGACAGAGCTTCCATGGAGGCGAACATTTCGATGGAGGTCAATCACCGGAAGAAGACGAAAGCCATGCTTCATTTCTACTCCGAAGTTCAAGATTACTATTCTGAAGTCGAACAATCGGACCGTATCAACCGGAAAAAATCGCGATTAGCAGCCAACTCTGTAGCGGTTGCCGCCGCTTCCGATGGATTAGAGAAAATCGAAATCGAAAAATCAACCAAACGCGGCGGCGATGGAGGAAGCGGCGGCCATCACCGGAGACTCTGGGTAAAAGATAGGTCAAAAGCGTGGTGGGATGAATGTAACAGTCCGGATTATCCCGATGAAGAGTTCAAGAAGCAATTCAGAATGAGAAGAGCAACATTCGATATGATTTGCGAAGAGCTTAATTCCGCCATAGCCAAAGAGGACACAACTCTCCGAACCGCCATTCCCGTCCGGCAAAGAGTAGCGGTTTGCCTATGGAGATTAGCCACCGGCGATCCCCTCCGAGTCGTATCCAAGAAATTCGGATTAGGTATTTCGACTTGCCATAAACTGGTCCTCGAGGTCTGCACCGCCATTAGAACAGTTCTAATGCCAAAATACCTCCAATGGCCGGAGGAAGAAACTCTCAgaagaatcaaagaagaatACGAATCAATTTCTGGAATCCCTAACGTGGTCGGATCAATGTACACCACGCACATTCCGATCATCGCTCCAAAAATCAGCGTCGCAGCTTATTTCAACAAGCGCCACACAGAGAGAAATCAAAAGACATCATATTCAATTACAGTCCAAGGCGTGGTGGATCCGAGAGGCGTGTTCACGGACGTGTGCATCGGCTGGCCGGGATCAATGCCGGACGAACAAGTTCTAGAGAAATCGGCTCTGTTTCAGAGGGCAAACGGCGGGCTAATGAAGGGCGTTTGGGTAGTGGGGGGCTCGAGCTACCCATTGCTGGACTGGGTTTTGGTGCCTTACACACAGCAGCATTTCACTTGGACTCAACATGCTTTCAACGAGAAGATCGGAGAGATTCAGAAGGTGGGTAAACAGGCGTTTGCTCGGCTGAAGGGACGGTGGCGGTGCCTGCAGAAACGGACGGAGGTGAAGCTGCAGGACTTGCCGATGGTACTGGGAGCTTGCTGTGTTCTTCACAACATATGTGAATTGGGGAATGAAGAAATGGATGAAGAACTGTGTACAGAGCTTCAAGACGATGAAGTGGCGCCTGAAGTTGGGCTGAGATCGGTGAGCTCCATGAAAGCTCGAGACGCCATTGCTCATAATTTGCTCCACCATGGCCTTGCAGGGACTTCATTTCTTTAG
- the LOC111787615 gene encoding leucine-rich repeat extensin-like protein 2: MAAALFLPPSDAQLPVPSTGQLCISQCVTCPVVCTTPTPRSYNTYIPPPPPPPAFYGGYMGPPPALTSSYFLRGPPPPVANYVSGAQPSGQMPQTVGPRDYSYPYYYFYSSNLGSSSSPSTFIVLFVCFFHVVF; this comes from the coding sequence ATGGCAGCGGCTCTGTTTCTACCGCCATCCGACGCCCAGCTGCCTGTGCCCTCCACCGGACAGCTTTGTATCAGCCAGTGCGTCACCTGCCCAGTAGTTTGCACCACGCCGACGCCGCGCTCTTACAACACTTACAttccgccgccaccgccgccgcctgCGTTTTATGGTGGCTATATGGGGCCGCCGCCGGCTTTAACGTCGTCGTATTTTCTCCGAGGGCCGCCGCCTCCGGTTGCGAATTATGTTTCGGGCGCACAACCGTCGGGGCAGATGCCGCAGACGGTGGGGCCACGCGATTATTCTTACCCTTACTACTACTTTTACAGTTCAAATTTGGGCTCCTCCTCTTCTCCTTCAACGTTCATTGTCttgtttgtgtgtttttttcatgttgttttCTGA
- the LOC111788157 gene encoding serine/threonine-protein kinase tricorner, which yields MEDREEEERAEEEVQGSSLTMEKVAAAKKFIENHYRAQMKNIQERKERRWMLERKLASSDVPKEEQINLIKDLERKETEFMRLKRHKICVDDFELLTIIGRGAFGEVRLCREKKSGDIYAMKKLKKSEMLMRGQVEHVRAERNLLAEVASHCIVKLYYSFQDAEYLYLIMEYLPGGDMMTLLMREDTLTENVAKFYIAQSVLAIESIHRHNYIHRDIKPDNLLLDKNGHMKLSDFGLCKPLDSLTLSALHENKAMDDESLAEPMDIDDNRSSWKSPSEQLYHWQMNRRKLAFSTVGTPDYIAPEVLLKKGYGMECDWWSLGAIMYEMLVGYPPFYSDDPITTCRKIVHWKNQLKFPEDAKLSIEAKDLICRLLCDVEHRLGTGGAYQIKAHPWFKDVIWDRLYEMEAAFKPEVNGELDTQNFMKFDELDPPIPGKRGSGPSRKMLLTPKDLSFVGYTYKNFDAVKGLHGSLDSQRLSMKQPPTDILNGTGGDYAAELIASEAEMQMLAVSGDPMLP from the exons ATGGAGGATCgggaggaggaagagaggGCGGAAGAAGAGGTGCAAGGTTCGAGTCTGACGATGGAGAAAGTGGCGGCGGCTAAGAAGTTTATAGAGAATCATTACAGAGCTCAGATGAAGAACATTCAAGAGCGGAAGGAGAG ACGATGGATGTTGGAAAGAAAGTTAGCCTCCTCGGATGTGCCTAAGGAAGAACAAATCAatcttatcaaagatttagagCGGAAAGAAACTGAGTTTATGCGACTCAAAAGGCACAAGATTTGTGTTGATGATTTTGAGCTTTTAACCATCATTGGCAGGGGGGCTTTTGGTGAG GTTCGATTATGTCGTGAGAAGAAATCTGGTGACATATATGCcatgaaaaaattgaagaaatctgAAATGCTGATGAGAGGACAG GTGGAACATGTTAGAGCAGAAAGGAATTTATTAGCAGAAGTTGCCAGCCACTGCATAGTGAAGCTTTATTACTCATTCCAGGATGCTGAGTACTTGTACTTGATCATGGAATATCTTCCAGGTGGAGATATGATGACTCTGCTTATGAGAGAGGACACATTGACTGAAAATGTGGCTAAATTTTACATTGCACAGAGTGTTCTTGCAATAGAATCTATCCACAGGCACAACTATATCCACAG GGACATTAAACCTGACAATCTTCTTCTGGACAAAAATGGTCACATGAAGCTTTCTGATTTTGGTCTCTGTAAGCCACTGGATTCTTTAACCTTATCAGCACTACATGAAAAtaaagccatggatgatgaaagtttgGCAGAACCAATGGACATTGATGATAATAGGAGTAGTTGGAAGAGTCCCAGCGAACAGCTATACCACTGGCAAATGAACCGGAGGAAATTG GCATTTTCAACAGTTGGAACACCTGATTACATAGCTCCAGAAGTATTACTCAAAAAAGGATATGGGATGGAGTGCGACTG GTGGTCTCTCGGTGCAATTATGTATGAGATGCTCGTTGGCTATCCTCCATTTTACTCCGATGATCCAATCACCACCTGCAGAAAG ATTGTTCACTGGAAAAATCAACTGAAGTTTCCAGAGGATGCTAAGTTGTCAATTGAAGCAAAGGATCTCATCTGTAGGTTGCTTTGCGACGTTGAGCATAGACTTGGTACTGGAGGTGCATACCAAATTAAA GCTCATCCGTGGTTCAAAGATGTCATCTGGGATAGACTTTATGAAATGGAGGCAGCATTTAAGCCTGAAGTTAATGGAGAGCTCGATACCCAGAACTttatgaagtttgatgaa TTGGATCCACCTATACCAGGAAAACGTGGCTCCGGACCCTCAAGGAAG ATGCTATTGACTCCCAAAGATCTCAGCTTTGTTGGGTATACGTACAAGAACTTCGATGCTGTCAAAGGGCTTCATGGATCACTCG
- the LOC111788163 gene encoding peptidyl-prolyl cis-trans isomerase CYP57: protein MSTVYVLEPPTRGKVVLNTTCGPLDIELWPKEAPKAVRNFVQLCLEGYYDSTIFHRIIKDFIVQGGDPTGSGTGGESIYGGVFPDEFHSRLRFKHRGLVACANAGSPHSNGSQFFITLSRCDDLDKKHTIFGKVTGDSIYNLTSLGEFETDKDDRPVDPPKIKSVEVLWNPFDDIVPRAPAKPGIPSTVDSDNKDIKKKAVKKLNLLSFGEEAEEDEKELAAVKKKIKSSHDVLDDPRLLKDVIPSSELDNKRTREMQLSVRETLASKKQESRRDSDAENSNLPQYSDSDDDEANFDARMRQQILRKRTELGDAPSHHKSKNGTSDSKNNEGSTQRSSAENTNREQPKVEKLSMKKKGIGSEARAERMANADSDLQLLGEAERGRQLQKLKKRRLQGREDEVLAKLANFKKAISGKPTTSSAESEGGNDELSDWKSAGLKFTPEPGKDRMTRSDDPNDYVVHDPLLEKGKEKFNKMQAKQKRREREWAGKSLT from the exons ATGTCGACTGTTTACGTGCTAGAGCCGCCGACGAGGGGGAAGGTCGTATTGAATACGACGTGTGGGCCGCTCGACATCGAGCTATGGCCTAAGGAAGCTCCAAAAGCCGTCAGAAATTTCGTTCAACTCTGTCTCGAAGGCTATTACGATAGTACCATCTTTCACCGGATCATCAAGGACTTCATTGTTCAGGGCGGCGATCCTACCGGCAGTGGCACAG GTGGTGAAAGTATCTATGGGGGTGTTTTCCCAGATGAGTTTCACTCACGGCTAAGATTCAAGCACAGGGGCTTAGTAGCATGTGCAAATGCTGGGTCACCTCATTCAAATGGAAGTCAGTTTTTTATAACCTTGAGTCGATGTGATGACCTTGACAAGAAGCACACTATTTTTGGAAAG GTCACTGGGGATTCTATATATAATCTAACAAGTTTGGGTGAGTTTGAAACTGACAAGGATGACCGTCCTGTGGATCCACCCAAGATTAAATCAGTCGAG GTATTATGGAATCCATTTGACGATATCGTTCCAAGAGCGCCTGCAAAGCCTGGGATCCCATCCACTGTTGATTCTGACAACAAGGACATTAAGAAGAAAGCTGTGAA AAAACTTAATTTACTATCATTTGGAGAAGAAGCTGAAGAAGACGAGAAAGAACTGGCAGctgtgaagaaaaaaattaagagcaGTCATGATGTATTGGATGATCCACGTCTGCTGAAGGACGTGATTCCAAGCAGTGAattg GACAATAAAAGAACAAGGGAGATGCAGCTATCTGTTAGAGAAACTTTAGCATCAAAGAAACAAGAGTCTCGTAGAGATTCAGATGCTGAAAATTCTAACCTCCCTCAATACAGCGAcagtgatgatgatgaagctAACTTTGATGCCCGAATGCGTCAACAgatattaagaaaaagaacagaGTTGGGAGATGCACCATCTCACCACAAGTCTAAAAATG GGACTTCTGACTCGAAGAATAATGAAGGATCTACTCAAAG GTCCAGTGCTGAGAACACTAACCGTGAGCAACCAAAGGTTGAGAAGTTAtctatgaagaaaaaaggaattgGATCTGAAGCAAGAGCGGAGCGAATGGCTAATGCTGACTCGGACTTGCAGTTATTGGGTGAAGCTGAAAGAGGGAGACAGCTgcaaaaattgaagaagaggaGACTGCAAGGACGTGAAGATGAA GTTTTGGCCAAACTTGCGAATTTTAAGAAAGCCATTTCTGGAAAACCAACAACTTCAAGCGCCGAATCTGAGGGTGGCAATGATGAGTTGTCAGACTGGAAATCTGCTGGGTTAAAGTTCACACCAGAACCTGGGAAG GACCGCATGACTCGTAGTGATGATCCAAATGACTATGTTGTGCATGACCCTCTTCTCGAGAAGgggaaagaaaaattcaacaaaatgcAAGCCAAACAAAAGCGACGCGAGCGGGAATGGGCTGGCAAATCTCTTACTTAA
- the LOC111788260 gene encoding uncharacterized protein LOC111788260, producing the protein MDSLSSVSPSFVLPSRQPLFFRRRRIAASFGDLRCPMPRVRALFGPRSRNLREISCRVSGGGANKGDSDGEDGTEDVDMERALSLDGSIPGTSDEFVKRVSSRAYDMRRHLHQTFDSSSYDVLEANPWRESSKPVYVLTHNENQICTMKTRRNRSEVENELGLLFSKGGKWRSENQKKQSKTGIKFQMLVEDIREGVLVFEDENEAARYCDLLQGGGKGCEGVFEIEASSVFDLCKKMRALAVLFRRGRTPPLPQSLELNLKARKRSLEDQDELI; encoded by the exons ATGGATTCCCTATCATCTGTCTCGCCTTCCTTCGTTCTCCCTTCCAGACAACCTCTCTTCTTCCGGCGGCGTCGAATCGCCGCCTCTTTTGGCGACCTCCGCTGCCCTATGCCTCGTGTTCGCGCTTTGTTTGGTCCTCGATCCAGAAATTTGCGAGAAATTTCCTGTAGAGTGAGCGGTGGCGGCGCTAACAAAGGAGACAGCGATGGCGAGGATGGAACCGAGGATGTGGATATGGAGAGGGCACTTAGCTTAGATGGCAGTATTCCTGGTACTTCTGATGAGTTCGTCAAGCGAGTTTCTTCCCGTGCTTATGATATGAGGAGGCATCTCCATCAAACGTTTGATAGCAGCAGTTATGACG TATTGGAAGCCAATCCGTGGAGAGAAAGTTCAAAACCTGTATACGTATTAACACACAATGAGAACCAAATATGCACAATGAAAACTCGGAGAAATAggag TGAAGTAGAAAATGAGCTTGGATTATTGTTTTCCAAAGGTGGAAAATGGAGGTCTGAGAATCAGAAAAAACAGTCCAAAACAGGAATCAAATTTCAGATGCTTGTTGAAGACATCAGGGAGGGAGTTCTT GTGTTTGAAGATGAGAATGAAGCTGCAAGATACTGTGACCTGTTGCAAGGTGGAGGCAAAGGTTGTGAAGGTGTTTTCGAGATTGAAGCCTCATCA GTGTTTGATCTTTGCAAGAAGATGAGGGCACTTGCTGTCCTGTTCCGAAGAGGGAGGACACCTCCTCTGCCTCAGAGCCTCGAGCTCAACCTGAAGGCTCGTAAACGATCTCTCGAAGACCAGGACGAGTTGATATGA